A window of Euwallacea fornicatus isolate EFF26 chromosome 13, ASM4011564v1, whole genome shotgun sequence contains these coding sequences:
- the Hmt4-20 gene encoding histone-lysine N-methyltransferase Suv4-20 isoform X1: MVVDVHTRPLQNTKMQPASMTPKELSDNDDAATSLVLDPILGFNSHKMNIRYRPLRTNSGELKKIVQDFIRDQDYDRAYSRILKGEWMPRLRSKNQQKKLEEHIYRYLRVFDRESGFVIEPCYRYSLEGQKGAKISATRRWFKNDKIECLVGCIAELTEKEEDELLHPGKNDFSVMYSCRKNCAQLWLGPAAYINHDCRANCKFVATGRDTACVKVLRDIEIGEEITCFYGEDFFGDKNCYCECETCERRKTGTFAKENDHKEENGYRLRETDNRLNRTKQKILQNSNKTVRSCNERLEHNAVVTPLSMMELRQKGLTKYDAELLIAQGCKFSDISEFQRMKRSSRSNSGSNISENHKICTETKSVINGKALIQTNTVSSRTARLERRQAQKANQSQFQEFLQADLSRSNLLDDLQSNASSCPSTFSDNDPVCDATQQIKLFNDCHESGKLGDVMEEPSGITLRNHKCLAPDRCAIPKLECHNNNNTFSEPCNLEQRRRRSHRRKHLKHNPVEIVEIGEDAPAESDVYEFHDDAVSDIVPLRKREDEGDKEEDTYVEEKEEDCLIAAIGAIGESDCWSSAQINEEPPDCVPPAVSTPEKPGGRLKLTLRMKRSPVLDEVIESGNSLGDEYLGREYEVLRVEGVDEEAPCTPNSHRKKRHKSKDRKRDRRLKHAQEREELPLLPMKRLRLIFGNESHTIDIPSTSAHCET, translated from the exons ATGGTGGTGGATGTGCACACGAGGCCCTTGCAAAACACTAAAATGCAGCCTGCTTCTATGACCCCCAAAGAGCTTTCAGACAATGATGATGCGGCCACATCTCTAGTGCTTGATCCCATTTTGGGATTCAATTCCCACAAGATGAACATACGGTACCGACCACTGAGAACCAATTCTGGTGAACTCAAGAAGATTGTCCAAGATTTCATTCGGGATCAGGATTATGACAGAGCATATAGTCGTATTTTAAAGGGGGAGTGGATGCCACGACTCAGGTCTAAGAACCAGCAGAAGAAATTAGAGGAACAT atCTATCGATATCTCCGAGTATTTGATCGAGAGTCGGGCTTTGTCATCGAGCCTTGCTACCGTTATTCGCTCGAAGGGCAAAAGGGTGCAAAAATATCAGCCACCAGACGGTGGTTCAAAAACGACAAAATCGAGTGCCTTGTGGGCTGCATAGCGGAGCTCACCGAAAAAGAAGAAGACGAGCTTTTGCATCCTGGCAAAAATGACTTTTCCGTCATGTACAGCTGTCGGAAAAACTGCGCGCAGCTGTGGCTGGGGCCTGCGGCCTACATTAACCACGACTGCCGCGCAAATTGCAAATTTGTGGCGACAGGTCGCGACACTGCGTGCGTCAAAGTGCTTCGAGATATTGAAATTGGGGAGGAGATTACTTGTTTCTACGGGGAGGATTTCTTCGGGGATAAAAATTGCTACTGCGAGTGCGAAACTTGCGAACGGCGCAAAACAGGAACGTTCGCGAAAGAAAACGATCACAAGGAAGAAAACGGCTACAGGCTTAGGGAAACTGACAATAGATTGAACAGAACCAAGCAAAAGATACTACAGAATAGCAATAAAACTGTACGATCTTGTAATGAGCGACTAGAGCATAATGCCGTCGTGACACCTCTAAGTATGATGGAATTGAGGCAAAAGGGACTTACAAAGTACGATGCTGAATTACTGATAGCACAAG GTTGTAAGTTTTCCGACATAAGCGAATTTCAACGTATGAAGAGAAGTAGTCGCAGTAATTCAGGGTCAAACATTAGtgaaaaccataaaatttgTACTGAGACAAAGTCTGTGATAAATGGAAAGGCGTTAATACAGACGAACACCGTTAGTTCTCGAACTGCGCGTTTGGAAAGGAGACAGGCACAAAAGGCCAATCAA tCGCAATTTCAGGAGTTTCTGCAAGCGGACCTGTCCAGGTCGAATTTGCTCGATGATCTGCAGAGCAACGCCAGCAGCTGCCCCAGCACGTTTAGTGATAACGATCCTGTCTGTGATGCCACCCAACAAATTAAGTTGTTCAACGATTGCCATGAGAGTGGAAAACTGG GCGATGTTATGGAGGAACCGTCGGGAATTACCCTTAGAAACCACAAATGTCTAGCTCCCGATCGTTGCGCCATTCCAAAACTCGAATGtcacaacaacaataacactTTCAGCGAACCGTGCAACTTGGAACAAAGAAGGAGGAGGAGCCACAGGCGGAAACACTTGAAACACAATCCGGTTGAAATTGTTGAGATAGGAGAAGATGCTCCGGCCGAAAGTGACGTTTATGAGTTCCATGACGACGCTGTAAGCGACATTGTTCCGTTGAGGAAAAGGGAAGACGAAGGAGATAAAGAGGAAGACACGTACGTTGAGGAGAAAGAGGAGGACTGCTTGATTGCCGCTATTGGGGCAATTGGGGAAAGTGATTGTTGGAGTAGTGCGCAG ATAAATGAGGAACCGCCAGATTGTGTTCCACCCGCAGTGTCTACGCCGGAAAAGCCCGGAGGTCGGTTGAAATTGACGCTGCGTATGAAACGGAGCCCCGTTTTAGATGAAGTAATCGAATCAGGAAACAGCTTGGGTGACGAATATTTGGGTAGAGAATACGAGGTGTTGAGAGTTGAAGGAGTGGATGAAGAGGCACCATGCACCCCAAATTCGCACAGGAAAAAACGGCACAAGTCCAAAGACCGGAAGCGGGACCGGCGATTAAAG CACGCTCAGGAACGGGAGGAACTACCGCTATTGCCAATGAAGAGACTGCGTCTGATTTTCGGCAACGAAAGTCATACGATTGATATACCGTCCACAAGTGCGCATTGTGAGACGTGA
- the LOC136343008 gene encoding transmembrane protein 184C isoform X2, which translates to MCNNSCLECFSRWKLWIQPLFVIVYALAALVFVPLFLLKSLEDGFNRHDLEVLIAGCFVGAAIPISLWEIIQHVIHYTQPRLQKHIIRILWMVPIYALNAWLGLIYPSASVYVDSARECYEAYVIYNFMKYLLNYLNMEMNLEASLECKPQVKHIFPMCCLPDWEMGRPFVHICKHGILQYTVTRPLTTAISFICKIWDIYGDGQFKGNVAFPYIILINNISQSTAMYCLIMFYKANKAELQPMKPLPKFLCIKAVVFFSFFQGMVIAILVYTGAISSSEPDIDGVSLSTRLQDFLICIEMCLAAIAHHYSFSYLPYVREGTRPQTCCSAFLAMWDISDVSTDVQEHIRIVTSSISRRIRGRGMYSMPRSNDEFQGLVSPGAGQSVSGSLYQTYDDVMVNYGSVNTPIQTHSVETRMKPI; encoded by the exons ATGTGCAACAACTCGTGTTTAGAATGCTTTTCCAGATGGAAACTCTGGATTCAGCCCCTTTTTGTGATCGTATACGCTTTGGCTGCACTCGTGTTTGTCCCCttgtttttgttgaaatctCTTGAAGACGGTTTCAACAGACACGACCTCGAAGTTTTAATTGCCGGTTGTTTTGTTGGGGCTGCCATACCTATCTCCCTGTGGGAGATTATTCAACATGTTATACATTACACACAACCAAGACTTCAGAAGCATATAATCAG aaTATTGTGGATGGTGCCAATTTATGCATTAAATGCC TGGTTAGGCTTAATATACCCTAGTGCTTCAGTTTATGTAGATAGTGCAAGAGAATGTTATGAAGCCTATGTGATAtacaattttatgaaatatctCTTAAATTATCTAAATATGGAAATGAATTTGGAGGCTAGTTTAGAATGCAAGCCTCAAGTCAAGCACATATTTCCAATGTGCTGTCTTCCTGATTGGGAAATGGGAAG GCCTTTTGTGCATATTTGCAAACATGGCATTCTGCAGTATACAGTTACCAGGCCTCTAACTACTGCAATATCATT CATTTGTAAAATATGGGATATTTATGGAGATGGTCAGTTCAAGGGAAATGTGGCATTTCCCTACATTATCCTGATTAACAATATATCACAATCAACAGCCATGTATTGCTTAATCATGTTTTATAAAGCTAACAAGGCAGAACTTCAACCCATGAAACCTTTGCctaaatttttgtgtattaaGGCTGtagttttcttttcattttt TCAAGGAATGGTCATAGCTATTTTAGTGTATACAGGTGCCATTAGTTCTTCAGAACCTGATATAGATGGAGTTTCATTATCAACTAGATTACAG GACTTCCTGATTTGCATTGAAATGTGCTTAGCTGCAATCGCCCATCATTATAGTTTCTCGTATCTACCATATGTAAGAGAGGGCACGAGACCTCAGACTTGCTGCAGCGCTTTTCTAGCGATGTGGGATATATCCGACGTTAGCACAGACGTTCAAGAGCATATAAGAATTGTCA CTTCGTCTATTAGTCGGCGTATAAGGGGCAGAGGTATGTATTCCATGCCTAGAAGTAATGACGAATTTCAAGGTCTGGTCTCACCTGGTGCGGGGCAGAGCGTCTCTGGATCCCTCTACCAAACCTATGATGACGTTATGGTCAATTACGGGTCAGTTAATACGCCGATTCAAACGCATAGTGTAGAGACTAGAATGAAGCCTATTTAA
- the LOC136343011 gene encoding lysosomal aspartic protease-like, with the protein MAHFTYALIVLFSLVAAISCASLTRVPLIKGVTPRKNLRHIGAHLESLKQRYTEGIPEPLTNYLDAQYYGEITIGTPPQTFNVIFDTGSSNLWVPSSKCNLFSIACWMHNKYNADDSSTYIENGTTFDIEYGSGSLNGFLSTDSVGIGSVTIENQTFAEATNEPGLAFIAGKFDGILGLAYPSISVDGVLPPFYNMISQNLIDETVFSFFLNRDVDGNVGGEIIFGGSDPEYYEGEFTYVDVDREAYWQFKVDGITAGTDKFCEGGCEVIADTGTSLITGPTKEIEALAKSLGIFFNIAGEYLISCDKVPSLPNITFTFEGKDFPLEGKDYVLEVDSGMGVSECILGFMGLDVAAPAGPLWILGDVFIGKYYTEFDVGNNRIGFAKSKN; encoded by the exons ATGGCGCATTTTACATATGCCCTTATCGTCTTATTTTCCTTGGTTGCAGCAATAAGTTGCGCAAGCCTTACCAG aGTGCCCTTAATCAAAGGCGTTACTCCGAGAAAGAATCTCAGGCACATCGGAGCCCATTTGGAGAGTCTTAAGCAGAGGTACACGGAAGGCATTCCGGAACCTTTGACTAACTATCTAGAT GCACAATATTATGGAGAAATCACCATTGGAACGCCCCCCCAAACTTTTAACGTGATCTTCGATACTGGCTCTTCTAATCTTTGGGTGCCCTCTTCTAAGTGCAATTTGTTCAGCATCGCTTGCT GGATGCACAATAAATATAACGCAGACGACTCCTCTACCTACATTGAAAACGGAACCACTTTTGATATTGAATATGGATCTGGCAGTCTCAACGGGTTCTTGTCCACAGACTCAGTTGGG ATCGGGTCTGTGACCATTGAAAATCAAACTTTTGCCGAGGCCACAAATGAACCAGGGTTGGCCTTCATCGCCGGCAAGTTCGATGGTATTCTGGGTCTTGCCTACCCAAGCATTTCTGTCGACGGAGTTCTACCCCCCTTCTACAATATGATCAGTCAAAATCTCATTGATGAGACCGTTTTCAGCTTCTTCCTGAACAG AGATGTTGACGGAAATGTTGGAGGAGAAATCATATTCGGTGGTTCAGATCCTGAATATTACGAAGGAGAATTCACTTATGTAGACGTGGACCGTGAGGCTTATTGGCAATTTAAAGTAGACGGCATTACTGCGGGTACTGACAAATTTTGCGAAGGAGGGTGCGAGGTTATTGCTGATACTG GAACCAGCTTAATCACAGGCCCTACTAAAGAAATCGAGGCCCTAGCCAAATCTCTTGGAATCTTCTTTAACATTGCTGGAGAGTACCTGATCAGTTGCGACAAGGTTCCCTCTTTGCCCAATATTACTTTCACTTTTGAAGGAAAAGATTTTCCCTTGGAAGGCAAGGACTATGTTTTGGAG gTCGACAGTGGAATGGGTGTCTCAGAATGCATTTTAGGCTTCATGGGACTGGATGTGGCCGCCCCAGCTGGTCCCCTGTGGATTTTGGGGGATGTCTTCATTGGAAAATACTACACCGAATTTGACGTTGGTAATAACCGAATCGGTTTTGCCAAGTCCAAAAACTAA
- the LOC136343024 gene encoding uncharacterized protein C7orf50 homolog isoform X2, translating into MGRKTKKSKISFEAETVTKEHARHIISEIKPNAITKLSDEMHLEAPLLVKPKKRHKSTPDEIPPAKKFHDSKSNKPIEEEVQTSTQNTEKKESNRSRKKKKHSQLQEEQRLKGDLEMQQKALNYLSKWKHNRSEWKFEKLRQIWLQQYLLDVNKIPDEFWESAVQYFSGSKGHSRQVALDNAVKVIEEDEGVSEENQSEDYNMKLKRARDIIQNLQ; encoded by the coding sequence ATGGgacgaaaaacgaaaaaatccaaaatcagCTTTGAAGCTGAAACAGTTACAAAAGAGCATGCAAGACACATTATTTCTGAGATAAAACCAAATGCCATCACAAAATTGAGCGACGAGATGCATTTGGAGGCGCCACTGCTAGTAAAACCGAAGAAACGTCATAAGAGCACTCCCGACGAAATTCCACCGGCAAAAAAGTTCCACGATTCAAAAAGTAATAAACCTATAGAAGAAGAGGTTCAAACAAGTACACAAAATACAGAAAAGAAAGAATCAAATAGGTctcgaaaaaagaaaaaacactcTCAACTTCAGGAAGAGCAAAGACTGAAAGGCGATTTAGAGATGCAGCAGAAAGCCCTCAACTATCTTTCAAAGTGGAAACACAATAGGTCAGagtggaaatttgaaaagttgagGCAAATATGGCTACAGCAATATCTCCTTGATGTGAATAAGATCCCAGATGAATTTTGGGAGAGTGCTGTTCAATATTTTAGTGGTTCTAAAGGACATTCCCGGCAAGTAGCATTAGATAATGCAGTGAAGGTTATTGAAGAGGATGAAGGGGTTTCTGAGGAAAATCAAAGTGAAGATTACAATATGAAGCTTAAACGGGCTAGAGACATTATACagaatttacaataa
- the LOC136343008 gene encoding transmembrane protein 184C isoform X1: MCNNSCLECFSRWKLWIQPLFVIVYALAALVFVPLFLLKSLEDGFNRHDLEVLIAGCFVGAAIPISLWEIIQHVIHYTQPRLQKHIIRILWMVPIYALNAWLGLIYPSASVYVDSARECYEAYVIYNFMKYLLNYLNMEMNLEASLECKPQVKHIFPMCCLPDWEMGRPFVHICKHGILQYTVTRPLTTAISFICKIWDIYGDGQFKGNVAFPYIILINNISQSTAMYCLIMFYKANKAELQPMKPLPKFLCIKAVVFFSFFQGMVIAILVYTGAISSSEPDIDGVSLSTRLQDFLICIEMCLAAIAHHYSFSYLPYVREGTRPQTCCSAFLAMWDISDVSTDVQEHIRIVSEFSLNNYDLQIAVKNFNCFEASSISRRIRGRGMYSMPRSNDEFQGLVSPGAGQSVSGSLYQTYDDVMVNYGSVNTPIQTHSVETRMKPI; this comes from the exons ATGTGCAACAACTCGTGTTTAGAATGCTTTTCCAGATGGAAACTCTGGATTCAGCCCCTTTTTGTGATCGTATACGCTTTGGCTGCACTCGTGTTTGTCCCCttgtttttgttgaaatctCTTGAAGACGGTTTCAACAGACACGACCTCGAAGTTTTAATTGCCGGTTGTTTTGTTGGGGCTGCCATACCTATCTCCCTGTGGGAGATTATTCAACATGTTATACATTACACACAACCAAGACTTCAGAAGCATATAATCAG aaTATTGTGGATGGTGCCAATTTATGCATTAAATGCC TGGTTAGGCTTAATATACCCTAGTGCTTCAGTTTATGTAGATAGTGCAAGAGAATGTTATGAAGCCTATGTGATAtacaattttatgaaatatctCTTAAATTATCTAAATATGGAAATGAATTTGGAGGCTAGTTTAGAATGCAAGCCTCAAGTCAAGCACATATTTCCAATGTGCTGTCTTCCTGATTGGGAAATGGGAAG GCCTTTTGTGCATATTTGCAAACATGGCATTCTGCAGTATACAGTTACCAGGCCTCTAACTACTGCAATATCATT CATTTGTAAAATATGGGATATTTATGGAGATGGTCAGTTCAAGGGAAATGTGGCATTTCCCTACATTATCCTGATTAACAATATATCACAATCAACAGCCATGTATTGCTTAATCATGTTTTATAAAGCTAACAAGGCAGAACTTCAACCCATGAAACCTTTGCctaaatttttgtgtattaaGGCTGtagttttcttttcattttt TCAAGGAATGGTCATAGCTATTTTAGTGTATACAGGTGCCATTAGTTCTTCAGAACCTGATATAGATGGAGTTTCATTATCAACTAGATTACAG GACTTCCTGATTTGCATTGAAATGTGCTTAGCTGCAATCGCCCATCATTATAGTTTCTCGTATCTACCATATGTAAGAGAGGGCACGAGACCTCAGACTTGCTGCAGCGCTTTTCTAGCGATGTGGGATATATCCGACGTTAGCACAGACGTTCAAGAGCATATAAGAATTGTCAGTGAGTTCAGTTTAAATAATTACGATTTGCAGATTGCagtaaaaaactttaattgttTTGAAGCTTCGTCTATTAGTCGGCGTATAAGGGGCAGAGGTATGTATTCCATGCCTAGAAGTAATGACGAATTTCAAGGTCTGGTCTCACCTGGTGCGGGGCAGAGCGTCTCTGGATCCCTCTACCAAACCTATGATGACGTTATGGTCAATTACGGGTCAGTTAATACGCCGATTCAAACGCATAGTGTAGAGACTAGAATGAAGCCTATTTAA
- the Hmt4-20 gene encoding histone-lysine N-methyltransferase Suv4-20 isoform X2, which translates to MVVDVHTRPLQNTKMQPASMTPKELSDNDDAATSLVLDPILGFNSHKMNIRYRPLRTNSGELKKIVQDFIRDQDYDRAYSRILKGEWMPRLRSKNQQKKLEEHIYRYLRVFDRESGFVIEPCYRYSLEGQKGAKISATRRWFKNDKIECLVGCIAELTEKEEDELLHPGKNDFSVMYSCRKNCAQLWLGPAAYINHDCRANCKFVATGRDTACVKVLRDIEIGEEITCFYGEDFFGDKNCYCECETCERRKTGTFAKENDHKEENGYRLRETDNRLNRTKQKILQNSNKTVRSCNERLEHNAVVTPLSMMELRQKGLTKYDAELLIAQGCKFSDISEFQRMKRSSRSNSGSNISENHKICTETKSVINGKALIQTNTVSSRTARLERRQAQKANQEFLQADLSRSNLLDDLQSNASSCPSTFSDNDPVCDATQQIKLFNDCHESGKLGDVMEEPSGITLRNHKCLAPDRCAIPKLECHNNNNTFSEPCNLEQRRRRSHRRKHLKHNPVEIVEIGEDAPAESDVYEFHDDAVSDIVPLRKREDEGDKEEDTYVEEKEEDCLIAAIGAIGESDCWSSAQINEEPPDCVPPAVSTPEKPGGRLKLTLRMKRSPVLDEVIESGNSLGDEYLGREYEVLRVEGVDEEAPCTPNSHRKKRHKSKDRKRDRRLKHAQEREELPLLPMKRLRLIFGNESHTIDIPSTSAHCET; encoded by the exons ATGGTGGTGGATGTGCACACGAGGCCCTTGCAAAACACTAAAATGCAGCCTGCTTCTATGACCCCCAAAGAGCTTTCAGACAATGATGATGCGGCCACATCTCTAGTGCTTGATCCCATTTTGGGATTCAATTCCCACAAGATGAACATACGGTACCGACCACTGAGAACCAATTCTGGTGAACTCAAGAAGATTGTCCAAGATTTCATTCGGGATCAGGATTATGACAGAGCATATAGTCGTATTTTAAAGGGGGAGTGGATGCCACGACTCAGGTCTAAGAACCAGCAGAAGAAATTAGAGGAACAT atCTATCGATATCTCCGAGTATTTGATCGAGAGTCGGGCTTTGTCATCGAGCCTTGCTACCGTTATTCGCTCGAAGGGCAAAAGGGTGCAAAAATATCAGCCACCAGACGGTGGTTCAAAAACGACAAAATCGAGTGCCTTGTGGGCTGCATAGCGGAGCTCACCGAAAAAGAAGAAGACGAGCTTTTGCATCCTGGCAAAAATGACTTTTCCGTCATGTACAGCTGTCGGAAAAACTGCGCGCAGCTGTGGCTGGGGCCTGCGGCCTACATTAACCACGACTGCCGCGCAAATTGCAAATTTGTGGCGACAGGTCGCGACACTGCGTGCGTCAAAGTGCTTCGAGATATTGAAATTGGGGAGGAGATTACTTGTTTCTACGGGGAGGATTTCTTCGGGGATAAAAATTGCTACTGCGAGTGCGAAACTTGCGAACGGCGCAAAACAGGAACGTTCGCGAAAGAAAACGATCACAAGGAAGAAAACGGCTACAGGCTTAGGGAAACTGACAATAGATTGAACAGAACCAAGCAAAAGATACTACAGAATAGCAATAAAACTGTACGATCTTGTAATGAGCGACTAGAGCATAATGCCGTCGTGACACCTCTAAGTATGATGGAATTGAGGCAAAAGGGACTTACAAAGTACGATGCTGAATTACTGATAGCACAAG GTTGTAAGTTTTCCGACATAAGCGAATTTCAACGTATGAAGAGAAGTAGTCGCAGTAATTCAGGGTCAAACATTAGtgaaaaccataaaatttgTACTGAGACAAAGTCTGTGATAAATGGAAAGGCGTTAATACAGACGAACACCGTTAGTTCTCGAACTGCGCGTTTGGAAAGGAGACAGGCACAAAAGGCCAATCAA GAGTTTCTGCAAGCGGACCTGTCCAGGTCGAATTTGCTCGATGATCTGCAGAGCAACGCCAGCAGCTGCCCCAGCACGTTTAGTGATAACGATCCTGTCTGTGATGCCACCCAACAAATTAAGTTGTTCAACGATTGCCATGAGAGTGGAAAACTGG GCGATGTTATGGAGGAACCGTCGGGAATTACCCTTAGAAACCACAAATGTCTAGCTCCCGATCGTTGCGCCATTCCAAAACTCGAATGtcacaacaacaataacactTTCAGCGAACCGTGCAACTTGGAACAAAGAAGGAGGAGGAGCCACAGGCGGAAACACTTGAAACACAATCCGGTTGAAATTGTTGAGATAGGAGAAGATGCTCCGGCCGAAAGTGACGTTTATGAGTTCCATGACGACGCTGTAAGCGACATTGTTCCGTTGAGGAAAAGGGAAGACGAAGGAGATAAAGAGGAAGACACGTACGTTGAGGAGAAAGAGGAGGACTGCTTGATTGCCGCTATTGGGGCAATTGGGGAAAGTGATTGTTGGAGTAGTGCGCAG ATAAATGAGGAACCGCCAGATTGTGTTCCACCCGCAGTGTCTACGCCGGAAAAGCCCGGAGGTCGGTTGAAATTGACGCTGCGTATGAAACGGAGCCCCGTTTTAGATGAAGTAATCGAATCAGGAAACAGCTTGGGTGACGAATATTTGGGTAGAGAATACGAGGTGTTGAGAGTTGAAGGAGTGGATGAAGAGGCACCATGCACCCCAAATTCGCACAGGAAAAAACGGCACAAGTCCAAAGACCGGAAGCGGGACCGGCGATTAAAG CACGCTCAGGAACGGGAGGAACTACCGCTATTGCCAATGAAGAGACTGCGTCTGATTTTCGGCAACGAAAGTCATACGATTGATATACCGTCCACAAGTGCGCATTGTGAGACGTGA
- the LOC136343024 gene encoding uncharacterized protein C7orf50 homolog isoform X1, with translation MSGLCKAGPDFTMGRKTKKSKISFEAETVTKEHARHIISEIKPNAITKLSDEMHLEAPLLVKPKKRHKSTPDEIPPAKKFHDSKSNKPIEEEVQTSTQNTEKKESNRSRKKKKHSQLQEEQRLKGDLEMQQKALNYLSKWKHNRSEWKFEKLRQIWLQQYLLDVNKIPDEFWESAVQYFSGSKGHSRQVALDNAVKVIEEDEGVSEENQSEDYNMKLKRARDIIQNLQ, from the exons ATGTCCGGATTATGTAAAGCAG GGCCCGATTTTACGATGGgacgaaaaacgaaaaaatccaaaatcagCTTTGAAGCTGAAACAGTTACAAAAGAGCATGCAAGACACATTATTTCTGAGATAAAACCAAATGCCATCACAAAATTGAGCGACGAGATGCATTTGGAGGCGCCACTGCTAGTAAAACCGAAGAAACGTCATAAGAGCACTCCCGACGAAATTCCACCGGCAAAAAAGTTCCACGATTCAAAAAGTAATAAACCTATAGAAGAAGAGGTTCAAACAAGTACACAAAATACAGAAAAGAAAGAATCAAATAGGTctcgaaaaaagaaaaaacactcTCAACTTCAGGAAGAGCAAAGACTGAAAGGCGATTTAGAGATGCAGCAGAAAGCCCTCAACTATCTTTCAAAGTGGAAACACAATAGGTCAGagtggaaatttgaaaagttgagGCAAATATGGCTACAGCAATATCTCCTTGATGTGAATAAGATCCCAGATGAATTTTGGGAGAGTGCTGTTCAATATTTTAGTGGTTCTAAAGGACATTCCCGGCAAGTAGCATTAGATAATGCAGTGAAGGTTATTGAAGAGGATGAAGGGGTTTCTGAGGAAAATCAAAGTGAAGATTACAATATGAAGCTTAAACGGGCTAGAGACATTATACagaatttacaataa